The proteins below come from a single Thermopolyspora flexuosa genomic window:
- a CDS encoding NUDIX hydrolase, with protein sequence MADEPWEPPRILLAVDLVILTLRDDRLHVLLVERGIEPYQGTFALPGGFLRDEHEAIDAAARRELAEEAGLADVHLEMLGVYGEPGRDPRGRVVSVAYLAVAPRLPEPVAGTDAADAHWIPVDEVLSGRLELAFDHRRIVEDGVERARAKLEHTALATAFCGETFTIAELQRVYEAVWGVRIDPRNFYRKVKSTRGFVVPAGPMRRNANGRPARLYRAGPVRVLYPPMVRAGQAEEGQRS encoded by the coding sequence GTGGCCGACGAACCGTGGGAGCCGCCGAGGATTCTGCTCGCGGTCGACCTTGTGATCCTGACGCTGCGGGACGACCGCCTCCACGTGCTGCTCGTCGAGCGCGGCATCGAGCCGTACCAGGGGACCTTCGCCCTTCCGGGGGGTTTCCTCCGGGACGAGCACGAGGCGATCGACGCGGCGGCGCGGCGCGAGCTCGCCGAGGAGGCCGGGCTGGCCGACGTGCACCTGGAGATGCTGGGGGTGTACGGCGAGCCGGGCCGGGACCCGCGGGGCCGCGTGGTGTCCGTCGCCTATCTCGCGGTGGCGCCCCGCCTGCCGGAGCCCGTCGCCGGCACGGACGCGGCCGACGCCCACTGGATTCCGGTGGACGAGGTGCTGTCCGGCCGCCTGGAGCTCGCCTTCGACCACCGGCGGATCGTCGAGGACGGGGTGGAACGCGCCCGCGCCAAGCTCGAGCACACCGCGCTCGCCACCGCGTTCTGCGGCGAGACCTTCACGATCGCGGAGCTGCAGCGGGTCTACGAGGCGGTGTGGGGCGTCCGGATCGATCCCCGGAACTTCTACCGCAAGGTGAAGAGCACGCGCGGGTTCGTCGTCCCGGCCGGGCCGATGCGGCGGAACGCGAACGGCCGGCCCGCCCGGCTCTACCGGGCTGGCCCGGTCCGGGTGCTGTACCCCCCGATGGTCCGCGCTGGCCAGGCCGAGGAAGGGCAGAGGTCATGA
- a CDS encoding response regulator: MIPVLVVEDEEIAAEANRRYVERVGGFQVAGVARSAGEALRFLRERRVELILLDLYLPDMHGLELCRSLRAAGLLCDVIAVTSARDLSVVRAAVSIGVSQYLIKPFTYAALAEKLKRYAEFRATMDGAAEADQHAVDRALATLRGGAGAALPKGMSLATLELIAAELRKYPDGVSAQEVGAAVGVSRVTARRYLEYLIETGAARRLPRYGSVGRPELRYQPTTGRSGSVPGLPLDSE; the protein is encoded by the coding sequence GTGATCCCGGTGCTGGTCGTCGAGGACGAGGAGATCGCGGCGGAGGCGAACCGCCGGTACGTCGAGCGGGTCGGCGGCTTCCAGGTCGCCGGGGTGGCCCGGTCCGCCGGGGAGGCGCTGCGGTTCCTGCGGGAACGGCGGGTCGAGCTGATCCTGCTCGACCTCTACCTGCCGGACATGCACGGGCTTGAGCTGTGCCGCAGCCTGCGGGCCGCCGGGCTGCTCTGCGACGTGATCGCGGTGACCTCCGCGCGGGACCTGTCGGTGGTACGGGCCGCGGTGTCGATCGGCGTCTCCCAGTACCTGATCAAGCCGTTCACCTACGCCGCGCTGGCCGAGAAGCTCAAGCGGTACGCCGAGTTCCGCGCCACCATGGACGGCGCCGCCGAGGCCGACCAGCACGCGGTGGACCGCGCCCTCGCCACCCTGCGCGGCGGCGCCGGAGCCGCGCTGCCCAAGGGCATGTCCCTCGCCACCCTGGAGTTGATCGCGGCCGAGCTGCGCAAGTACCCCGACGGCGTCTCGGCCCAGGAGGTCGGCGCGGCGGTGGGCGTCTCCCGGGTCACCGCGCGGCGCTACCTTGAGTACCTGATCGAGACCGGCGCCGCCCGCCGCCTCCCCCGGTACGGCTCGGTGGGGCGCCCCGAGCTGCGCTACCAGCCCACGACCGGCCGTTCCGGATCCGTCCCGGGCCTCCCCCTGGACTCGGAGTGA
- a CDS encoding sensor histidine kinase, translating to MAQAARPRRWSLARQILALQIAVVGVTVLGATLLAVVQTRSLLSDEAAAVARAVAIGVAHSPVVPEALDDPEPSRALQPYAEGIRTATGVDFITIMSPEGRRYTHPNPRRIGGFFLGNTAPALAGRTFTETYTGTLGPSVRAVTPVRSPQTGRIVALVSAGITVQKISGWLRGQLAWTALIVLAGLAVGIAGAAAVGARLRRQTHGLDPVELSRMYEYHEAILHAVREGLLLVDAERRLTLANDGARELLRLPPDAEGRHVTELGLPPSLVELLASGHTRTDEIHLTADRVLLVSVSVVRAGARSLGTVVTLRDHTELQALTSRLDAERRFAESLRSAAHESANRLHTVVSLVELGRTEEAVAFATEELRTVQRLTDRVVESVREPVLAALLLGKSAVAAERGVELAIDPDGELDTICVDERALVTIVGNLIDNAIDAAGAGPPPQRVAVRLRADDGTLVVRVADSGPGMDPATAAEAFRKGWSTKGDGRGLGLALVGQAVRRLGGTIEVGRGAPGTGLGGAVFTVRLPLRGGEP from the coding sequence ATGGCGCAGGCGGCGCGCCCGCGGCGGTGGAGCCTCGCCCGGCAGATACTGGCGCTGCAGATCGCCGTGGTCGGGGTGACCGTGCTCGGCGCGACCCTGCTCGCGGTCGTCCAGACCCGGTCACTGCTCTCCGACGAGGCCGCGGCGGTGGCCCGGGCGGTGGCGATCGGCGTGGCCCACTCACCGGTGGTGCCCGAGGCGCTCGACGACCCCGAGCCGTCCCGGGCGCTGCAGCCGTACGCGGAAGGCATCCGCACCGCCACCGGCGTCGACTTCATCACGATCATGAGCCCGGAGGGCCGCCGCTACACCCACCCCAACCCGCGGCGCATCGGCGGGTTCTTCCTCGGCAACACCGCGCCCGCCCTCGCCGGCCGTACCTTCACCGAGACCTACACCGGCACCCTCGGGCCCTCGGTGCGCGCGGTCACCCCGGTGCGCAGCCCGCAGACCGGCCGGATCGTGGCGCTGGTGAGCGCGGGCATCACCGTGCAGAAGATCAGCGGCTGGCTGCGCGGCCAGCTCGCCTGGACCGCGCTGATCGTCCTCGCCGGGCTCGCCGTGGGCATCGCCGGGGCGGCGGCCGTCGGCGCCCGGCTCCGGCGGCAGACCCACGGGCTCGACCCGGTCGAGCTGAGCCGCATGTACGAGTACCACGAGGCGATCCTGCACGCGGTGCGCGAGGGCCTGCTGCTCGTCGACGCCGAACGGCGGCTCACCCTCGCCAACGACGGCGCGCGCGAGCTGCTCAGGCTGCCACCCGACGCCGAGGGTCGGCACGTCACCGAGCTCGGCCTGCCGCCGTCCCTCGTCGAGCTGCTCGCCTCCGGGCACACCCGCACCGACGAGATCCACCTCACCGCGGACCGGGTGCTGCTGGTGAGCGTGTCGGTGGTGCGCGCCGGGGCGCGGTCGCTCGGCACCGTGGTCACCCTGCGCGACCACACCGAGCTGCAGGCGCTCACCAGCCGGCTCGACGCAGAGCGCCGGTTCGCCGAGTCGCTGCGGTCGGCCGCGCACGAGTCGGCGAACCGGCTGCACACCGTGGTGTCGCTGGTGGAGCTGGGCCGTACCGAGGAGGCGGTGGCGTTCGCCACCGAGGAGCTGCGCACGGTGCAGCGGCTCACCGACCGGGTGGTGGAGTCGGTACGCGAGCCGGTGCTCGCCGCGCTGCTGCTCGGCAAGTCCGCGGTCGCCGCCGAGCGCGGGGTCGAGCTCGCGATCGACCCCGACGGCGAGCTCGACACGATCTGCGTGGACGAGCGCGCGCTCGTGACCATCGTCGGGAACCTGATCGACAACGCGATCGACGCCGCGGGCGCCGGCCCGCCCCCGCAACGGGTGGCGGTACGGCTGCGCGCCGACGACGGCACGCTGGTCGTCCGGGTCGCCGACAGCGGGCCGGGCATGGACCCGGCGACCGCGGCGGAGGCGTTCCGGAAGGGCTGGTCCACCAAGGGCGACGGCCGGGGCCTCGGGCTCGCCCTGGTCGGGCAGGCGGTACGCCGCCTCGGCGGGACCATCGAGGTCGGGCGCGGCGCCCCGGGCACCGGTCTGGGCGGCGCGGTGTTCACCGTACGGCTGCCGCTGCGCGGGGGTGAGCCGTGA
- a CDS encoding cation:dicarboxylate symporter family transporter: MSAETPRQASGGATPAARRDRTHYLYLAVIVAVLAGIAVGFLAPDVGKELRPLGTAFVNLIKMMISPIIFCTIVLGVGSVTQAAKVGRVGGLAMAYFLAMSTIALVIGLVVGNLVDPGAGLQLTDEARKAAATEAAKAAESDTVEFLLGIIPTTLVSAFTEGEILQTLLVALLAGFALQAMGERGAPIRTGIAHIQRLVFRILAMIMWAAPVGAFGAIAAVVGATGIDALTSLAMIMIGFYVTCVLFVGVVLGPLLWFAARINLWSLLRYLAREFLLIVSTSSSESALPRLMAKMEHLGVSRPVVGITVPTGYSFNLDGTAIYLTMATLFVATATGSPLSLGEQVALLLFMIIASKGAAGVTGAGLATLAGGLQAHRPDLVDGVGLIVGIDRFMSEARALTNFAGNAVATVLIGRWTGELDRERAAQVLSGRLPFDETTLLDEEAHDDRAAAAPAEREMAHA; this comes from the coding sequence ATGTCAGCCGAGACGCCACGACAGGCCTCGGGCGGCGCCACCCCGGCCGCCCGACGGGACCGCACCCACTACCTCTACCTCGCCGTCATCGTCGCGGTGCTCGCCGGGATCGCCGTCGGGTTCCTCGCCCCGGACGTCGGCAAGGAGCTGCGGCCGCTCGGTACCGCGTTCGTCAACCTGATCAAGATGATGATCAGCCCGATCATCTTCTGCACGATCGTGCTCGGCGTCGGCTCGGTGACCCAGGCGGCGAAGGTCGGCCGGGTCGGCGGGCTCGCCATGGCCTACTTCCTGGCGATGTCCACGATCGCGCTCGTCATCGGCCTCGTCGTCGGCAACCTCGTCGACCCGGGCGCCGGGCTGCAGCTCACCGACGAGGCCCGGAAGGCGGCGGCGACCGAGGCGGCGAAGGCCGCGGAGAGCGACACGGTGGAGTTCCTGCTCGGCATCATCCCGACCACGCTGGTGTCGGCCTTCACCGAGGGGGAGATCCTGCAGACGCTGCTGGTGGCGCTGCTCGCCGGGTTCGCGCTCCAGGCGATGGGGGAGCGGGGCGCGCCGATCCGCACCGGCATCGCGCACATCCAGCGGCTCGTGTTCCGCATCCTCGCCATGATCATGTGGGCGGCGCCGGTGGGGGCGTTCGGCGCTATCGCCGCCGTGGTCGGCGCGACCGGGATCGACGCGCTCACCAGTCTCGCCATGATCATGATCGGGTTCTACGTGACCTGCGTGCTGTTCGTGGGCGTGGTGCTCGGCCCGCTGCTGTGGTTCGCCGCCCGGATCAACCTGTGGTCGCTGCTGCGCTACCTCGCCCGCGAGTTCCTGCTCATCGTGTCCACCTCCTCCTCCGAGTCGGCGCTGCCGCGGCTCATGGCGAAGATGGAGCACCTCGGGGTGAGCAGGCCGGTCGTCGGCATCACCGTGCCGACCGGGTACTCGTTCAACCTCGACGGCACCGCGATCTACCTCACCATGGCCACGCTGTTCGTGGCCACCGCGACCGGCTCGCCGCTGTCCCTGGGCGAGCAGGTGGCGCTGCTCCTCTTCATGATCATCGCGTCGAAGGGCGCGGCCGGGGTGACCGGTGCGGGCCTCGCCACCCTCGCCGGCGGCCTGCAGGCGCACCGGCCGGACCTGGTGGACGGCGTCGGCCTCATCGTCGGCATCGACCGGTTCATGTCCGAGGCCCGGGCGCTCACCAACTTCGCCGGGAACGCCGTGGCCACCGTGCTCATCGGCCGGTGGACCGGCGAGCTCGACCGGGAGCGCGCCGCGCAGGTGCTCTCCGGCCGCCTGCCGTTCGACGAGACCACCCTGCTCGACGAGGAGGCGCACGACGACCGCGCCGCCGCCGCGCCCGCCGAGCGCGAGATGGCGCACGCCTGA
- a CDS encoding carbohydrate kinase family protein — protein MIVVCGEALIDLVPTGPDTFRAVPGGGPANTAVALARLGTPAYLLCRLSGDGFGRRIREHLVAGGVDLSLAVAADEPTTAAVVGLDASGGPTYAFYVQGTADWQWRPAELPADAPPGTRVLHFGTLASILPPGAEVLREWAAARRERYTVVYDVNVRPALLPDRARYGAAVEPWLKTAHVVKASEEDVAWLHPDAEPLDVARAWLDGHGLALVLITCGERGAVAVTPDGPPRHVPGFPVRVADTVGAGDTFTGALLHALAARGALPERPGAAFPAADLDAALRFAVAAAALTCTREGAAPPTRAEVEAFLHERNAGGSVGESPDGLADGPAC, from the coding sequence ATGATCGTCGTCTGTGGTGAGGCGCTGATCGACCTCGTGCCCACCGGGCCGGACACCTTCCGGGCCGTGCCCGGCGGCGGCCCGGCGAACACGGCGGTCGCCCTCGCCCGGCTCGGCACCCCCGCGTACCTGCTGTGCCGGCTGTCCGGCGACGGCTTCGGGCGGCGGATCCGCGAGCACCTCGTCGCCGGGGGCGTCGACCTCTCGCTCGCGGTGGCGGCGGACGAGCCGACCACGGCCGCGGTCGTCGGGCTCGACGCGTCCGGCGGCCCCACGTACGCGTTCTACGTGCAGGGCACCGCGGACTGGCAGTGGCGGCCGGCCGAGCTCCCGGCCGACGCGCCGCCCGGCACCCGGGTGCTCCACTTCGGCACCCTCGCCTCGATCCTGCCGCCCGGGGCCGAGGTGCTGCGGGAGTGGGCGGCCGCCCGGCGCGAGCGGTACACGGTCGTCTACGACGTGAACGTACGGCCCGCCCTGCTGCCCGACCGGGCCCGGTACGGCGCGGCCGTCGAGCCCTGGCTGAAGACCGCCCACGTGGTGAAGGCGAGCGAGGAGGACGTGGCCTGGCTGCACCCGGACGCCGAGCCGCTCGACGTGGCCCGCGCCTGGCTCGACGGCCACGGGCTCGCCCTGGTGCTGATCACGTGCGGGGAGCGGGGCGCGGTGGCGGTGACGCCGGACGGGCCGCCGCGGCACGTGCCGGGCTTCCCGGTGCGGGTGGCCGACACGGTGGGCGCCGGGGACACGTTCACCGGGGCGCTGCTGCACGCGCTCGCCGCCCGCGGCGCGCTGCCGGAGCGCCCGGGCGCCGCGTTCCCGGCCGCGGACCTCGATGCGGCGCTGCGGTTCGCCGTGGCGGCCGCCGCGCTCACCTGCACCCGCGAGGGCGCGGCGCCGCCCACCCGTGCCGAGGTCGAGGCGTTCCTGCACGAGCGGAACGCGGGCGGGTCCGTCGGCGAGTCCCCCGATGGTCTCGCCGATGGACCCGCCTGCTAG
- a CDS encoding 5'-methylthioadenosine/S-adenosylhomocysteine nucleosidase yields the protein MSERPIVVLTAFDLEYQAVRRYLSRPRVHRHPAGTRFEVGRLADCPAPVALGLVGKGNHPAAVLAERAIGEFSPSALMFVGIAGALWPDIRLGDVVVATHVYAYHGGTSEDDGFKARPRVWEASHVSDQIARHVHRTGTWTRYLPPGAGVPTVRFGPIAAGEVVQNSSISAHARWVRLTYNDALAIEMEAAGVAQAAHLNHALPTAVVRGISDRADGTKVATDGKGWQTVAAANAAAFAVALAGELAREIGMGHKDEAARPAGRPERAAMINKVVNKAQGNARVGIQVGAVYGNVTIGQETGAGLDLWGRIEELRGRLEQARRNREIDEATYAAAAEELSAASGSLKEGGGRGTQKALLSLKKLRGLLADSSELVALVATVISMIAGAS from the coding sequence ATGAGCGAGCGCCCCATCGTGGTCCTGACCGCATTCGACCTGGAGTACCAGGCGGTCCGGCGGTATCTCTCCCGGCCCCGGGTGCACCGCCACCCGGCCGGTACGCGGTTCGAGGTGGGCCGCCTGGCGGACTGCCCGGCGCCGGTGGCGCTGGGCCTGGTCGGCAAGGGGAACCATCCCGCGGCCGTGCTCGCCGAGCGCGCCATCGGCGAGTTCTCGCCGTCCGCCCTGATGTTCGTGGGGATCGCCGGGGCCCTGTGGCCCGACATCCGCCTGGGGGACGTGGTGGTCGCCACCCACGTCTACGCCTACCACGGCGGCACGAGCGAGGACGACGGATTCAAGGCGCGTCCCCGGGTCTGGGAGGCCTCGCACGTGTCGGACCAGATCGCGCGGCACGTGCACCGGACCGGCACGTGGACGCGGTACCTGCCGCCGGGCGCGGGGGTGCCCACGGTGCGGTTCGGCCCGATCGCGGCCGGCGAGGTCGTGCAGAACTCCAGCATCTCCGCGCACGCCCGGTGGGTGCGGCTGACGTACAACGACGCGCTCGCGATCGAGATGGAGGCGGCGGGCGTGGCGCAGGCCGCCCATCTGAACCACGCGCTGCCCACGGCGGTGGTGCGCGGCATCAGCGACCGCGCCGACGGCACCAAGGTGGCCACCGACGGCAAGGGCTGGCAGACGGTGGCGGCGGCGAACGCCGCGGCCTTCGCGGTGGCCCTCGCCGGCGAGCTGGCGCGGGAGATCGGCATGGGGCACAAGGACGAGGCCGCCCGTCCGGCGGGGCGGCCGGAAAGGGCGGCGATGATCAACAAAGTGGTGAACAAGGCCCAGGGCAATGCCCGGGTCGGCATACAGGTCGGGGCCGTCTACGGCAACGTGACCATCGGCCAGGAGACGGGGGCCGGCCTCGACCTGTGGGGGCGGATCGAGGAGCTGCGCGGCCGCCTCGAGCAGGCGCGCCGGAACCGCGAGATCGACGAGGCGACCTACGCCGCGGCGGCGGAGGAGCTGTCCGCCGCGTCCGGCTCGCTGAAGGAGGGCGGCGGGCGCGGCACGCAGAAGGCGCTGCTCTCGCTGAAGAAGCTGCGCGGCCTGCTGGCCGACTCGTCCGAGCTGGTGGCGCTCGTGGCGACCGTCATCTCCATGATCGCGGGGGCGTCGTAG
- a CDS encoding GlxA family transcriptional regulator: MPRVVFVLVPDFHLLDLSGPAQVFSAAANLGYDYRLSYVAERPEVTSAQGLPVRAEVDWPETDADDLVMVPGWRAPTLAGHGHLTAATLRRLAAHHDAGGTVASVCAGADALGRAGLLDGRRCTTHHALQEELARRYPRATVVRDVLYVVDGRVVTSAGIASGIDLALHLVAVRHGPGVAGRIARNLVVFARRNGDERQASVMLRYRSHLCDAVHRAQDMIDARYTERLRLAELAAACGVGERTLTRLFTKAIGMTPLRYQQALRLERAEHLIGQGATVEAAARAVGFQDARMLRRLRARTARGRAVPGPVAAGQRAQIA; this comes from the coding sequence GTGCCCCGCGTGGTGTTCGTGCTCGTCCCCGATTTCCACCTGCTCGACCTGTCGGGCCCCGCGCAGGTGTTCTCCGCGGCCGCCAACCTCGGCTACGACTACCGCCTGAGCTACGTCGCCGAGCGGCCCGAGGTGACCAGCGCGCAGGGCCTGCCGGTCCGGGCGGAGGTGGACTGGCCCGAGACGGACGCCGACGATCTGGTGATGGTGCCGGGCTGGCGGGCGCCGACCCTCGCCGGCCACGGCCACCTCACCGCGGCGACGCTGCGCCGCCTCGCCGCCCACCATGACGCGGGCGGTACGGTGGCCAGCGTGTGCGCGGGCGCGGACGCGCTGGGCCGTGCCGGGCTGCTCGACGGCCGCCGGTGCACCACCCACCACGCGCTGCAGGAGGAGCTGGCGCGGCGCTACCCGCGGGCCACCGTGGTACGCGACGTGCTCTACGTCGTCGACGGCAGGGTGGTGACGTCCGCCGGCATCGCCAGCGGCATCGACCTCGCGTTGCACCTCGTCGCGGTACGGCACGGCCCCGGCGTGGCCGGGCGCATCGCCCGCAACCTGGTGGTCTTCGCCCGCCGCAACGGCGACGAGCGGCAGGCCAGCGTGATGCTGCGGTACCGCTCCCACCTGTGCGACGCCGTACACCGCGCGCAGGACATGATCGACGCCCGGTACACCGAGCGGCTGCGGCTGGCCGAGCTGGCCGCGGCGTGCGGGGTGGGGGAGCGGACGCTGACCCGCCTGTTCACCAAGGCGATCGGGATGACGCCGCTGCGCTACCAGCAGGCGCTCCGGCTCGAGCGGGCCGAGCATCTGATCGGCCAGGGGGCGACCGTCGAGGCCGCGGCCCGGGCCGTCGGCTTCCAGGACGCCCGCATGCTGCGTCGCCTGCGCGCCCGTACGGCCCGAGGCCGGGCGGTCCCCGGGCCTGTCGCGGCCGGTCAGAGGGCGCAGATCGCGTAG
- a CDS encoding cysteine hydrolase family protein, with amino-acid sequence MNRALLVIDVQESFRQRPNWRAVSAPDIADRVARLVRASRANGDLVVWVLHTDPGSGGPFDPERGFVRPIEGLEPAPGEPVVTKTSYNAFTTTNLHQLLTRHGVREVIVCGIKTEQCCETTTRLACDLGYDVTFVIDATATFPLEHRDAPKGRPIEEILADPRTLSTDEIIRRTEYTLSGWFATIRTVAELTGEPAEKVGAGSAAGG; translated from the coding sequence GTGAACAGAGCCCTTCTCGTCATCGATGTACAGGAGTCCTTCCGGCAGCGGCCGAACTGGCGGGCGGTGTCCGCGCCCGACATCGCCGATCGGGTGGCGCGTCTGGTGCGGGCCTCCCGCGCCAACGGTGACCTGGTGGTGTGGGTGCTGCACACCGACCCGGGGAGCGGCGGGCCGTTCGATCCGGAGCGCGGTTTCGTCCGCCCGATCGAGGGCCTGGAGCCCGCGCCCGGTGAGCCGGTGGTGACGAAGACCTCCTACAACGCCTTCACCACCACGAACCTCCACCAGCTGCTCACCCGGCACGGCGTCCGGGAGGTGATCGTGTGCGGCATCAAGACCGAGCAGTGCTGCGAGACGACCACCCGTCTCGCCTGTGACCTCGGCTACGACGTCACGTTCGTGATCGACGCCACCGCGACCTTCCCGCTCGAGCACCGGGACGCGCCCAAGGGCCGCCCGATCGAGGAGATCCTCGCGGACCCGAGAACGCTGTCCACCGACGAGATCATCCGCCGCACCGAGTACACCCTCTCGGGGTGGTTCGCCACGATCCGGACCGTCGCCGAGCTGACGGGGGAGCCCGCCGAGAAGGTCGGGGCGGGTTCCGCTGCGGGAGGCTGA